A genomic stretch from Flavobacterium humidisoli includes:
- a CDS encoding fibrobacter succinogenes major paralogous domain-containing protein has translation MKKHFTVLLLSVSVCSSAQSSAVGTLTPEASAIFEVKSVKGGFLAPRMTQAQRDAIIAPAAGLMVYNTDVNCYEFWNSSEWFNMCVDGRLDPSSNGTAKVDAYDCSGAGGGTLNMGMASTATQEITVSVTRKGSYNISTGAVNGVIFSDSGTFDSAGTKVITLTGYGSPASAGTYTYALNTAPSCSFDRTAVNGSLLVISSQPAAPPAACSGTGEVVLSVAVSGTTGIAYAWRRNGAFLSNDSVISGAATNTLKLTGPRTSDAGDYDVLISGDAASPVSSSIAKVTVNATPTVVTAEQKICLPATANLTLSDVTLGSTPGLAYSYFTDAAATSALATPSSVGTGTYYIKGTDSFGCFDIRPVAVSTNSVAVDAIGGGAAAVTVGNETPAFTDATPGGTWSIANGTGSATIDSSGIVTGVSAGTVTVVYSIANAGCISAASKSLTVGEGGVIPGNAFCAGKSISKTSCIGVSGAVLNDDAATTDGVEYDWASAASSVLGDGFGATTATRALVEIGGQCWSRYNMDVVNSNDTPAVGDGIDWGSSDYYNSAAGEPAANEGLLYQWSAAMNGSTAERAQGVCPSGWHVPSDCEWMFLENSLGMTVANQVAIGVRSSGTVGSDLKIGGSSGFSALLSGLGIYAPAFANRGSYGSFWSSSVSGSDAFNRDLSSSNASASRYAGHKAYSFSVRCLKD, from the coding sequence ATGAAAAAACATTTTACAGTGTTATTGCTTTCTGTTTCTGTATGTAGTTCTGCGCAAAGCAGTGCTGTAGGCACGCTTACTCCGGAAGCTTCTGCTATTTTTGAGGTAAAGTCTGTCAAAGGGGGTTTTTTGGCCCCCCGCATGACCCAGGCTCAGCGCGATGCAATCATTGCTCCTGCTGCAGGCCTTATGGTTTACAATACGGATGTAAACTGCTACGAGTTTTGGAACTCCAGCGAATGGTTTAATATGTGTGTGGACGGCAGATTGGACCCTTCGTCAAACGGCACGGCAAAGGTAGACGCTTATGACTGCAGCGGTGCCGGCGGGGGCACTCTGAATATGGGGATGGCTTCCACAGCGACGCAGGAGATTACCGTATCGGTAACGCGCAAAGGCTCCTATAATATCAGCACCGGCGCTGTCAACGGGGTTATTTTTAGCGATTCGGGCACTTTTGACAGTGCGGGTACAAAGGTGATCACCCTTACAGGATACGGCTCTCCGGCAAGCGCAGGAACCTATACCTATGCGCTTAATACTGCCCCTTCGTGCAGTTTTGACAGGACGGCGGTAAACGGCTCGCTGCTTGTCATATCCAGCCAGCCGGCCGCTCCCCCTGCAGCCTGTTCGGGAACAGGAGAGGTGGTTCTGTCTGTTGCCGTTTCCGGAACCACTGGGATTGCCTATGCCTGGAGGCGCAATGGCGCATTTCTGTCCAATGATTCTGTAATTTCAGGCGCAGCCACCAATACCTTAAAGCTGACCGGCCCCAGAACAAGCGATGCCGGGGATTACGATGTGCTTATAAGCGGCGATGCTGCATCGCCTGTCAGCTCTTCGATTGCAAAAGTTACAGTGAATGCCACGCCGACTGTTGTCACCGCAGAGCAGAAGATCTGCCTGCCAGCCACAGCCAATCTGACCCTTTCTGACGTAACACTGGGCAGCACTCCCGGATTAGCGTACAGCTATTTTACGGATGCTGCTGCCACTAGCGCTTTGGCCACGCCAAGTTCAGTTGGAACGGGCACCTATTATATAAAAGGCACAGACAGTTTTGGCTGTTTTGATATCAGGCCTGTTGCTGTGAGCACAAACAGCGTTGCTGTTGATGCCATTGGCGGGGGAGCCGCTGCGGTGACTGTGGGAAATGAAACCCCCGCTTTTACAGATGCAACTCCTGGCGGTACGTGGTCGATCGCCAATGGCACGGGGAGTGCTACTATTGACAGTTCTGGCATTGTTACGGGAGTTTCAGCCGGCACTGTAACTGTTGTTTATAGCATTGCAAATGCCGGATGTATCAGTGCGGCGTCAAAAAGCCTGACCGTTGGTGAAGGAGGGGTTATCCCCGGAAATGCGTTCTGTGCAGGAAAAAGTATTTCAAAGACATCCTGCATCGGTGTATCTGGAGCTGTTCTTAACGATGATGCTGCCACCACTGACGGGGTAGAATATGACTGGGCTTCTGCCGCCAGCAGTGTTTTGGGAGACGGTTTTGGGGCGACTACGGCTACGCGCGCTCTGGTTGAAATAGGGGGGCAGTGCTGGTCGCGCTACAATATGGATGTGGTGAACAGCAATGACACTCCTGCCGTTGGGGATGGCATAGACTGGGGATCGAGCGATTATTACAACAGTGCTGCAGGCGAGCCTGCAGCCAACGAAGGCCTGCTGTACCAGTGGTCGGCCGCAATGAACGGCAGCACAGCGGAGCGCGCTCAGGGAGTCTGCCCTTCGGGCTGGCATGTCCCTTCAGACTGCGAGTGGATGTTTTTAGAAAATAGCTTAGGTATGACAGTGGCCAATCAAGTAGCTATCGGAGTTAGAAGTTCGGGTACAGTTGGATCAGATCTAAAAATTGGCGGCTCTTCCGGGTTTTCGGCGCTGTTGTCTGGTCTCGGTATTTATGCGCCGGCTTTCGCCAATCGTGGTAGTTACGGTAGCTTCTGGTCATCGTCAGTTAGTGGTTCTGATGCGTTCAATCGCGACTTGAGCTCGTCTAACGCTTCTGCTAGCCGTTACGCGGGTCACAAAGCGTACAGTTTTTCTGTTCGCTGTCTCAAGGATTGA
- a CDS encoding DUF6515 family protein, which yields MEDLPHTAKKQLLVLIYLLAWCFLMSVEGQAQQNTRREKHDKPRADGATRQFDQSRPNADRPSTAKPGVNNSVTKISRPSNNSNRNNTVNTNNTVNRNNVGNRNTNISGNTVNRNRNNVNINVNNSVHVRNNRNTVVRPGPRPYARPPYVYGGYRYNCYHPYYPRPYVPFYWGPVWHPWGFFVATLATTAIIVSVENNKYHYDQGVWYTSTNGGYTAVPAPVGGTVNNIPSGAETVNTGTVNNYYYGGTYYEKDGGKYTVVAPTAGTIVDKLPEGGEEVAIGDLKYIKFGETYYQPVQIDGKDKYEVVSVQKE from the coding sequence ATGGAAGACTTACCTCATACAGCAAAAAAACAGCTATTGGTGCTGATTTATTTACTAGCTTGGTGTTTCTTGATGTCAGTTGAAGGCCAGGCTCAGCAAAATACGCGTCGAGAAAAACATGATAAACCAAGAGCAGACGGAGCAACACGGCAATTTGACCAGTCCAGACCAAATGCAGACAGACCTAGCACAGCAAAGCCTGGAGTAAACAACTCTGTAACTAAAATAAGCAGACCCTCAAATAATTCCAACAGAAACAATACGGTAAATACAAATAATACCGTAAACAGAAACAATGTTGGCAACAGAAATACAAATATTAGCGGCAATACTGTAAACAGAAACAGAAATAATGTCAATATTAATGTAAATAATAGCGTTCATGTTCGTAACAATCGTAATACAGTTGTAAGACCTGGGCCTAGACCCTATGCGCGTCCTCCGTATGTTTATGGCGGTTACAGATACAACTGCTATCATCCATACTATCCACGTCCTTATGTACCCTTTTATTGGGGACCAGTTTGGCATCCTTGGGGATTTTTTGTTGCAACTCTCGCAACTACTGCTATCATTGTCAGTGTTGAAAACAATAAATATCATTATGATCAAGGAGTTTGGTACACTTCAACCAACGGTGGCTACACTGCCGTACCCGCGCCAGTTGGAGGAACTGTAAATAACATTCCTAGCGGAGCAGAAACAGTCAATACAGGTACGGTAAATAATTATTACTATGGAGGGACCTATTACGAAAAAGACGGGGGAAAATACACAGTAGTTGCTCCTACAGCAGGAACAATTGTAGACAAGCTTCCAGAAGGAGGAGAAGAAGTTGCAATTGGAGATTTAAAATACATCAAATTTGGGGAAACGTATTACCAGCCTGTGCAAATTGACGGAAAAGATAAATACGAAGTAGTTTCGGTTCAGAAAGAATAA
- a CDS encoding type IX secretion system membrane protein PorP/SprF, which yields MKKINYILTGTLLLFSGVSFSQQDASFTQYRYHMNSINPAYAAIGEETAIASSLRDQWTGVPDAPLAQCVSFETPIALNTGIGLSILSDKTFMEKQTFVGIDFSYKMKLNPALDLYFGLKAGGNFYSVNTSGLDTYNIQSDPALVSYSNFNPNIGLGFVLKNEKYYVSLSVPRMLSAERVRNESGYAVMASDRAHWYLSGGYDFELKSSIALLALKPSIMVRYVSNAPVSADFNAMLGINEVFEIGAMYRTDQAFGILTDFTVNKRLLLGYSYEWITRPSLGSARGTYELLLRYKF from the coding sequence ATGAAAAAAATTAATTATATATTAACGGGAACACTTCTATTATTTAGTGGTGTTTCCTTCTCTCAGCAGGATGCTTCATTTACACAATACCGCTATCATATGAACAGCATTAATCCGGCGTATGCAGCAATCGGTGAAGAAACAGCAATAGCAAGTTCCCTGAGGGATCAATGGACGGGTGTGCCGGATGCTCCTCTAGCCCAATGTGTTTCCTTTGAAACCCCGATAGCATTAAATACGGGTATTGGCCTTTCGATTCTCAGCGATAAGACTTTTATGGAGAAACAAACCTTTGTTGGAATTGATTTTTCATACAAAATGAAATTAAATCCTGCTTTGGATTTATATTTTGGGTTAAAAGCCGGCGGTAACTTCTACAGTGTTAACACTTCCGGTTTAGATACATATAATATTCAGTCTGATCCTGCTTTGGTCTCCTATAGCAATTTTAACCCAAATATTGGATTAGGGTTTGTTTTAAAGAACGAAAAATATTATGTGTCCCTTTCGGTGCCCAGAATGCTTAGTGCCGAGAGAGTTCGCAATGAATCAGGATATGCTGTAATGGCATCTGATAGAGCGCATTGGTATTTAAGCGGCGGATATGATTTTGAATTAAAGTCAAGCATTGCGCTATTGGCGCTAAAGCCTTCTATAATGGTGCGTTATGTGAGCAACGCTCCTGTTTCTGCAGATTTTAATGCTATGCTTGGGATTAATGAAGTGTTTGAAATTGGCGCCATGTATAGAACAGACCAAGCCTTTGGAATTTTAACAGATTTTACAGTCAATAAACGGCTGCTTTTAGGGTATTCTTACGAATGGATTACCAGACCCTCTTTGGGCAGCGCAAGAGGCACTTATGAGCTTTTATTGAGATACAAATTTTAG
- a CDS encoding thrombospondin type 3 repeat-containing protein yields the protein MKKCFILLLYLCTIQFINAQSITITESGPTAFCAGGSVTLSSSAGPNTRWYKDGVPTETGSTILGITGIKPGGIAIDASGNIYTANYDSNNVTKITPSGVSTILGVTGTQPVAIALDSAGNVYTANEGSNDVTKITPSGVSTILGVTGTQPVAIALDSSGNIYTANYGFNDVTIITPLGASYSLGTTGTKPYGIAIDASGNVYTANHGSNNVTKITPSGVSIILGVTGLGPRGIAIDSAGNVYTTNFAEDSVSKITPSGVNTILGTTGGSPWGIALDNAGNVYTANYTANDVTKITSSGVSSILSSTGLSPRDIAIDGAGNVYTANYYSNNVSKIGFATSQDYTVSSMPGDAQSSSVYRAEIEDPSGNITFAEKTVTVVANPTVSYASADNTFTTNSSIAPLSPSSSNAASYSVSPALPAGLVLDATTGVISGTPNAAAPLTAYTVTAINSICSKTFIISIEVIDADTDTDGIPDVTDNCPLVANPGQLDTDADGMGDVCDLDGDNDGILDVADNCPLMINLDQLDTDGDSIGDACDSDDDGDGILDGVDNCPLIANPGQLDTDGDSIGDACDSDDDGDGILDGADNCPLIANAGQLDTDGDSIGDACDSDDDGDGILDVADNCPLMINLDQLDTDGDSIGDACDSDDDGDGILDGVDNCPLIANPGQLDTDGDSIGDACDSDDDGDGIPDGADNCPLIANAGQLDTDGDSIGDACDSDDDGDGILDGADNCPLIANPDQLDTDGDSIGDVCDSDDDGDGILDGVDNCPLIANPGQLDTDGDSIGDACDSDDDGDGILDGADNCPLVSNSGQVDTDGDGIGDACDLNTDSDNDGILDGADNCPLVSNSGQVDTDGDGIGDACDAEDVLISEAITPNGDGINDTWIIYGIEKYPGTTVRVFNRWGSEVFYSKDYKNDWNGSWSDKGALPESSAYYYIVDLKSQGIMIKKGWIFITK from the coding sequence ATGAAAAAATGCTTTATTTTATTGTTATACTTGTGCACTATTCAATTTATAAATGCACAGAGTATCACTATCACCGAAAGCGGACCGACGGCATTTTGCGCCGGAGGCAGCGTGACCTTAAGCTCTTCTGCTGGGCCAAACACGAGATGGTATAAGGATGGGGTGCCGACTGAAACAGGGAGCACCATATTGGGCATCACAGGGATTAAACCTGGTGGCATCGCCATTGATGCATCAGGAAACATCTATACTGCAAATTATGACTCCAATAACGTTACTAAAATCACACCTTCAGGGGTTAGTACCATACTGGGCGTCACAGGGACTCAACCTGTTGCCATCGCCCTTGACAGTGCAGGAAACGTCTATACGGCGAATGAGGGCTCTAATGACGTTACTAAAATCACACCTTCAGGGGTTAGTACCATCCTGGGCGTCACAGGGACTCAACCTGTTGCCATCGCCCTTGACAGCTCAGGAAACATATATACTGCAAATTATGGCTTTAATGACGTTACTATAATTACGCCTTTGGGGGCGAGCTACTCACTGGGAACAACAGGGACCAAACCTTATGGCATCGCCATTGATGCATCAGGAAACGTATATACTGCGAATCATGGCTCCAATAACGTTACTAAAATCACGCCCTCAGGGGTGAGCATCATATTGGGCGTCACGGGACTTGGTCCTAGGGGCATTGCCATTGACAGCGCAGGAAACGTCTATACGACGAATTTTGCCGAAGATAGCGTGAGCAAAATCACCCCTTCAGGGGTGAACACCATACTGGGCACCACGGGGGGTAGCCCTTGGGGCATTGCCCTTGACAACGCAGGAAACGTCTATACCGCGAATTATACCGCCAATGACGTTACCAAAATCACGTCTTCAGGCGTGAGCTCCATATTGAGCTCCACAGGGCTTAGTCCTAGGGACATCGCCATTGATGGTGCAGGAAACGTCTATACTGCGAATTATTACTCCAATAACGTGAGCAAGATTGGTTTTGCCACCTCTCAAGACTATACGGTTTCCAGTATGCCAGGCGATGCGCAAAGCAGTTCGGTATACAGAGCGGAAATAGAGGATCCATCAGGAAATATAACATTCGCTGAAAAAACCGTTACTGTTGTCGCCAATCCAACGGTCAGCTATGCTTCGGCAGACAATACATTTACAACAAACAGCTCAATAGCTCCATTATCGCCAAGCAGCAGCAATGCGGCATCATATAGCGTGAGCCCAGCCCTGCCGGCCGGATTGGTCTTGGATGCAACAACAGGTGTTATATCCGGTACGCCAAATGCGGCAGCGCCATTGACAGCCTATACGGTGACAGCCATAAACAGCATCTGCAGCAAAACTTTTATCATTAGCATTGAGGTTATAGATGCAGATACAGACACTGACGGCATCCCAGACGTTACGGATAATTGTCCTTTAGTTGCAAACCCTGGCCAATTGGATACGGACGCAGACGGAATGGGAGATGTCTGTGATCTAGATGGCGACAATGACGGAATCCTAGATGTTGCAGACAACTGTCCATTGATGATTAACCTTGATCAGTTGGATACTGACGGGGATTCAATAGGAGATGCATGTGATTCAGATGATGATGGAGACGGAATCCTAGATGGTGTCGACAATTGTCCTTTAATTGCTAATCCTGGCCAGTTGGATACAGACGGAGACTCAATAGGAGATGCATGTGATTCAGATGATGATGGAGACGGAATCCTAGATGGTGCAGACAACTGTCCTTTAATTGCTAATGCTGGCCAGTTGGATACAGACGGAGACTCAATAGGAGATGCATGTGATTCAGATGATGATGGAGACGGAATCCTAGATGTTGCAGACAACTGTCCATTGATGATTAACCTTGATCAGTTGGATACTGACGGGGATTCAATAGGAGATGCATGTGATTCAGATGATGATGGAGACGGAATCCTAGATGGTGTCGACAATTGTCCTTTAATTGCTAATCCTGGCCAGTTGGATACAGACGGAGACTCAATAGGAGATGCATGTGATTCAGATGATGATGGAGACGGAATCCCAGATGGTGCAGACAACTGTCCTTTAATTGCTAATGCTGGCCAGTTGGATACAGACGGAGACTCAATAGGAGATGCATGTGATTCAGATGATGATGGAGATGGAATCCTTGATGGTGCAGACAACTGTCCTTTAATTGCTAATCCTGACCAATTGGATACAGACGGAGACTCAATAGGAGATGTATGTGATTCAGATGATGATGGAGACGGAATCCTTGATGGTGTCGACAATTGTCCTTTAATTGCTAATCCTGGCCAATTGGATACAGACGGGGACTCAATAGGAGATGCATGTGATTCAGATGATGATGGAGACGGAATCTTAGATGGAGCAGACAACTGTCCGCTTGTTTCAAACTCTGGCCAGGTGGATACAGACGGAGACGGAATTGGAGATGCATGCGATTTGAATACGGATTCAGACAATGACGGCATATTGGATGGAGCAGACAACTGTCCGCTTGTTTCAAACTCTGGCCAGGTGGATACAGACGGAGACGGAATTGGAGATGCATGTGATGCGGAAGATGTTCTAATTTCAGAGGCTATAACACCTAATGGGGATGGAATCAACGATACATGGATCATTTATGGTATAGAAAAATATCCCGGCACAACTGTTCGCGTATTTAACAGATGGGGAAGTGAGGTTTTCTATTCTAAAGATTATAAAAATGACTGGAATGGAAGCTGGAGTGATAAGGGCGCATTACCTGAATCAAGTGCATACTATTATATCGTAGACTTAAAATCACAAGGGATTATGATTAAAAAGGGCTGGATATTTATTACTAAATAA
- a CDS encoding LamG-like jellyroll fold domain-containing protein gives MKKIILICLLLAMNLSNAQKEEDEKEDIKYELKHKSQDWFTGMRPGANYFKIKEKFDAYFGNHRWEESKSREIGESWIKENIFYLDKEGFVQSRPPFDASRSNIGTNNVFSGTTTKTIGSWSLLGPVNSATTTYSGRGNHGGYVYLNRIDPTNPQKMFASFATGGLWVTGDGGASWTLTDSNFPDEAYRDIDVCTGSPNTVYALSSKQLLKSTDGGLNWTATTLTSATYEGTAYDIAVSASNPNIVVARWGDKIYRTNDGGTVWTVIVSGLPDYYIVGDCSANSEMLDWSTTNAATVYFISTTNNKISTIYRSTDSGLTFTVLSTITLDPTANGQVIGWAKLLLPSNNAASIYVAIGTGADSYGHHAVSLYKLNAATGAEELKRINMITGTFPNEVHHGDISMDRTNENKLVFGSYSHQKNWFSVNNGASFTEAATGMHSDLRSLDMVNNRVMIGTDGESVLSLDGGSTNTTITNSISNHELWGFGSAFKTNLVAGGANHGPVMIKEAGNGFIWYNGTGADQGNTDVNPLDDRYIYSQGYSNYRYFRTGIHALINESNFLDLGGVYSYFNSIEFHPNYYYSMITHHAGQQPVGNPNLATWKNSLIKTEDNGNSIAIVKTFDSDVFREKICMTDPKYMYVIEGLSNNKLWRTSDAGITWTNITPSLEASGNMTNMSDIAVSDVDPNQVWITYSGVQLVCKVLKTSNALTGTPSWTNLTQPVLTMNPNTKIIFQRGSDGGVYVGNKSGIYYRNNTMANWVMLGNGLPQTDVRFMFINYNENKLKIGTSRGAFENNLFEISPPKAQISASTSKVTCSQLEKVQFKDYSTVRNAGATWSWSFPGGTPATSTLENPEVSYANAPNGKYNATLTVTDAYGTDTQTIMGIVEVLNQCGTSTVETIPGKAANLKGATGQDYLNVSNLNLSNNALTFSCWIKPNGIQTDYSAIFMAQNSPNAFGINFLNGNNTIGFHPNWSWNSGLIAPANQWSHVALVSNGTSVTIYVNGVASSVAGTITAETITNVFLGTYGRGYNNRVANFQIDEVCFWNRALSTEEIRKWRHLTKSNAGDSILTGLVAYYQFNEDLGSISMNKVGSGYLSYCGSTFSHDISTAPVFGGVSEKINVTSSGVKNFSATGLSMTFTDFKVPNGDVWVSKSSVNPDTLPDDLLNFKTYWAVDNYGVNQIFTNLSELKFTDNALNTSSSIASTYKLYKRNVNDFGASWGAALDTGDSRTGTGSSAAIAFSTGLTLTSLGQMALSQNASDSTLSLEQNEIKTNDKPLVYPNPLKSNTPLKISVSAEWENSTIFLYNSLGELAVNATLKEGLNELLINAPKGVYYLKIVNQNDTFSAKLLME, from the coding sequence ATGAAAAAAATAATACTAATTTGTTTGCTTTTAGCAATGAATTTATCCAATGCTCAAAAAGAAGAAGATGAAAAGGAAGATATAAAATACGAATTAAAACACAAAAGCCAAGATTGGTTTACAGGAATGAGACCAGGAGCGAATTATTTTAAAATCAAGGAAAAATTTGACGCCTATTTTGGAAACCACAGGTGGGAGGAGAGTAAATCACGGGAGATAGGTGAATCTTGGATAAAAGAAAATATCTTTTATTTGGATAAGGAGGGGTTTGTACAATCCCGTCCTCCATTTGATGCATCTAGATCCAATATTGGAACCAATAACGTCTTTTCTGGAACAACAACCAAAACTATTGGTAGCTGGAGTTTGCTTGGACCGGTAAACAGTGCCACTACAACGTATTCCGGCAGAGGAAATCATGGGGGCTATGTATATCTCAACAGAATAGATCCTACCAATCCCCAAAAAATGTTTGCTTCATTTGCTACTGGTGGATTATGGGTGACTGGTGATGGAGGAGCAAGTTGGACGTTAACGGATTCCAATTTTCCTGATGAAGCCTATAGAGATATTGATGTTTGCACAGGAAGCCCAAATACGGTGTATGCTTTGAGTAGTAAACAACTCCTAAAATCTACAGACGGTGGATTAAACTGGACTGCTACAACATTAACAAGCGCAACTTATGAAGGAACTGCCTATGATATTGCAGTGTCTGCATCAAACCCAAATATAGTTGTTGCAAGATGGGGTGATAAAATATACAGAACTAATGATGGAGGGACAGTTTGGACAGTTATAGTTAGTGGTTTGCCTGATTATTATATAGTTGGAGATTGTTCTGCAAATAGCGAAATGCTGGATTGGAGCACAACAAATGCCGCTACAGTTTATTTTATCAGTACAACAAACAATAAAATATCGACTATTTACCGTTCTACTGATTCGGGACTGACTTTTACTGTTTTGTCAACTATAACTTTAGATCCTACCGCAAATGGGCAGGTAATAGGTTGGGCCAAGCTGCTGCTTCCTTCCAATAATGCGGCTTCCATTTACGTTGCAATTGGTACGGGGGCGGATTCCTATGGTCATCATGCGGTATCATTATACAAACTAAATGCAGCTACTGGTGCAGAAGAATTAAAACGCATTAATATGATTACGGGCACTTTTCCAAATGAGGTACATCATGGTGATATTTCAATGGACAGAACCAATGAGAACAAGTTGGTTTTTGGATCATACAGCCATCAGAAAAATTGGTTTTCGGTAAATAATGGGGCTTCATTTACAGAAGCCGCAACAGGTATGCATTCAGACCTTCGATCCCTGGATATGGTAAACAACAGGGTCATGATCGGTACAGATGGAGAGTCTGTATTGTCTTTGGATGGAGGAAGTACCAATACAACGATAACAAACAGTATCAGCAATCATGAATTATGGGGGTTTGGTTCGGCTTTTAAAACCAATCTTGTAGCGGGAGGAGCCAATCATGGGCCAGTAATGATAAAAGAGGCGGGTAATGGATTCATATGGTATAATGGGACAGGAGCTGATCAGGGGAATACCGATGTGAATCCACTGGATGACAGGTATATTTATAGTCAGGGATACAGCAATTACAGGTATTTTAGAACAGGAATCCATGCTTTGATAAACGAGTCCAATTTTCTGGATTTAGGAGGTGTTTATTCTTATTTCAATTCAATTGAGTTCCATCCGAATTATTATTACTCCATGATCACACACCATGCTGGACAGCAGCCAGTAGGAAATCCAAATCTTGCCACTTGGAAAAATTCGCTTATAAAAACCGAGGATAACGGCAATAGTATCGCTATAGTCAAAACATTTGATAGTGATGTTTTTAGAGAAAAAATATGCATGACCGACCCGAAATATATGTATGTTATTGAGGGATTGAGTAACAATAAGCTTTGGAGAACTTCAGATGCGGGGATAACATGGACTAACATAACACCATCTCTGGAGGCTAGTGGTAATATGACCAATATGTCTGATATCGCCGTTAGCGATGTGGACCCAAACCAGGTCTGGATTACTTACAGCGGTGTGCAATTAGTATGTAAGGTGTTAAAAACCAGTAATGCTTTGACAGGAACTCCTTCGTGGACTAATCTTACCCAGCCTGTTTTGACAATGAATCCCAATACGAAAATTATTTTTCAAAGAGGTTCAGATGGCGGGGTATATGTAGGCAATAAAAGCGGTATTTATTACAGAAATAATACCATGGCTAATTGGGTTATGCTTGGGAACGGATTACCACAAACAGATGTTCGATTTATGTTTATAAATTATAATGAAAACAAGTTAAAAATTGGGACATCAAGAGGTGCCTTTGAGAATAATTTATTTGAAATATCTCCACCTAAAGCTCAGATTTCTGCCAGTACAAGTAAAGTAACCTGTTCTCAATTGGAGAAAGTGCAGTTTAAAGATTATTCGACGGTTCGTAATGCAGGTGCCACCTGGTCATGGAGTTTTCCTGGGGGAACACCGGCAACATCAACGCTTGAAAACCCTGAAGTTTCCTATGCCAATGCGCCTAATGGTAAATACAACGCCACACTTACAGTAACAGATGCTTACGGAACCGATACCCAAACCATCATGGGAATTGTTGAGGTCTTGAATCAATGCGGAACCTCGACAGTAGAAACCATTCCGGGAAAGGCTGCAAATTTAAAAGGGGCAACAGGGCAGGATTATCTGAATGTTTCAAATCTAAACCTTAGTAATAATGCTTTAACTTTTTCTTGTTGGATAAAACCAAACGGAATTCAAACCGATTATAGTGCTATTTTTATGGCTCAAAATTCTCCAAATGCCTTTGGTATTAACTTTTTAAATGGAAATAATACCATTGGGTTTCATCCCAATTGGAGTTGGAATTCTGGCCTAATTGCCCCTGCAAACCAATGGTCTCATGTTGCATTGGTTAGCAACGGTACTAGTGTTACTATTTACGTTAATGGTGTAGCGAGCAGTGTTGCAGGAACCATTACAGCAGAAACCATAACAAATGTGTTTTTAGGAACCTATGGCAGAGGCTACAATAATCGTGTTGCTAATTTTCAAATAGATGAGGTTTGCTTCTGGAACAGGGCTTTATCAACAGAAGAAATAAGAAAATGGAGGCACTTAACAAAAAGCAATGCGGGAGATTCTATCCTAACAGGATTAGTAGCCTATTATCAGTTTAATGAAGACTTAGGCTCAATATCTATGAATAAGGTAGGGAGTGGTTATTTATCCTATTGCGGATCTACTTTTAGTCATGATATTTCTACAGCTCCAGTATTTGGCGGAGTGAGTGAGAAAATTAACGTTACATCCAGTGGAGTGAAAAACTTTTCTGCAACAGGATTGTCTATGACCTTCACAGATTTCAAAGTTCCTAATGGAGATGTTTGGGTTTCTAAATCGTCAGTCAATCCGGATACATTACCAGATGATTTGTTAAATTTTAAAACGTATTGGGCTGTAGATAATTATGGTGTCAACCAAATATTTACTAATTTATCAGAATTAAAATTTACTGATAATGCGTTGAATACTTCATCATCAATAGCTAGCACGTATAAATTATATAAAAGGAATGTTAACGATTTTGGTGCGAGTTGGGGAGCGGCTTTGGATACTGGCGATTCAAGAACCGGAACCGGAAGCAGTGCCGCAATAGCATTTTCAACAGGACTTACTTTGACCTCTCTGGGACAGATGGCACTGAGTCAAAATGCTTCAGACAGCACACTTTCGTTAGAACAAAATGAAATTAAAACTAACGATAAGCCGTTGGTATATCCGAATCCTTTAAAAAGCAATACGCCCCTAAAAATATCGGTATCTGCAGAATGGGAAAATTCGACAATTTTTCTATACAATAGCCTTGGAGAATTAGCGGTAAATGCTACATTGAAAGAAGGTCTAAATGAGCTTTTGATTAATGCGCCTAAAGGTGTTTACTATTTGAAAATTGTTAACCAAAATGATACTTTTAGTGCAAAACTCCTTATGGAATAA